In Calothrix sp. PCC 7507, one DNA window encodes the following:
- the ctpC gene encoding carboxyl-terminal processing protease CtpC — MVITKSRLVLGATAVTLSTIAVTSLGIHSRGQALFKESPKELIDEVWQIVQRQYVDGTFNQLDWQAVRKEYLSKSYTSQQEAYKSIREMLKKLDDPYTRFMDPAEFKNMQVDTSGELTGIGITISLDEKTKQLVVIAPIEDTPAFKAGILAKDEILTINGKSTKGMDTNQAVSLIRGEPNTKVKLTIRRSGQTKDFEITRARIEIHPVKFSQKQTPAGNLGYIRLNQFSANAGKEMQNAIKNLETKKVSGYVLDLRGNPGGLLFSSVEIARMWLNKGTIVSTIDRQGEQEREIANGRALTNKPLVVLVDKGSASASEILSGALQDNKRATLVGSQTFGKGLVQSVRPLEDGSGLAVTIAKYHTPSGKDINKHGIDPDVKVDLTDAQKEELWLKERDKLATLADPQFAKAVEVIGKQIAAKPTTTGVKN; from the coding sequence ATGGTGATTACAAAAAGTAGGCTGGTTTTGGGTGCTACGGCAGTAACGCTCTCAACAATTGCTGTTACTAGTCTTGGCATTCATTCAAGAGGTCAGGCTTTATTTAAAGAAAGTCCTAAGGAATTAATAGACGAAGTTTGGCAAATTGTTCAGCGCCAATACGTAGATGGTACTTTTAATCAGCTAGATTGGCAGGCTGTTCGGAAGGAGTACTTGAGCAAGTCTTATACTAGTCAGCAAGAAGCTTACAAGTCCATCCGGGAAATGCTGAAAAAGCTGGATGACCCCTACACCAGGTTTATGGACCCAGCAGAATTCAAGAATATGCAGGTTGATACCTCTGGGGAACTCACGGGTATTGGCATCACAATTAGTCTAGATGAAAAAACTAAGCAGCTCGTTGTGATTGCGCCTATTGAGGATACACCTGCATTCAAAGCGGGAATTCTGGCAAAGGATGAAATTCTGACAATCAATGGCAAAAGCACCAAGGGAATGGATACCAATCAAGCGGTGTCCCTGATCCGGGGTGAACCAAATACGAAAGTCAAGCTGACGATTCGCCGCAGTGGACAAACAAAAGATTTTGAAATCACACGCGCACGTATTGAAATTCATCCGGTGAAGTTTTCGCAAAAGCAAACTCCAGCAGGTAATCTCGGCTATATTCGCCTGAACCAGTTCAGCGCTAATGCTGGTAAGGAGATGCAAAATGCTATCAAAAATCTCGAAACCAAAAAGGTTTCTGGGTATGTTTTAGATTTGCGCGGTAATCCTGGCGGCTTGCTATTTTCTAGTGTAGAGATTGCCAGGATGTGGCTCAATAAAGGTACGATTGTATCTACTATTGACCGCCAGGGCGAGCAAGAGCGGGAGATAGCCAATGGACGCGCTTTAACAAATAAGCCGTTAGTAGTGTTGGTAGATAAAGGTTCCGCCAGTGCTAGTGAAATTCTTTCAGGCGCGTTGCAAGACAACAAGCGTGCGACTTTAGTGGGTAGCCAAACCTTTGGTAAAGGCTTAGTGCAATCGGTGCGGCCTTTGGAAGATGGTTCGGGGCTAGCGGTGACAATTGCTAAATACCATACGCCTAGTGGTAAAGATATTAATAAGCACGGGATTGATCCAGATGTGAAGGTGGATTTAACCGATGCCCAGAAAGAGGAATTATGGCTCAAAGAGCGCGATAAACTCGCTACATTGGCAGATCCACAATTTGCCAAGGCGGTAGAAGTGATAGGCAAACAAATTGCTGCTAAACCCACTACAACCGGAGTCAAGAATTAA